The genomic region GCGAGGTCACCAGGGTCGCGAACCGGCTCCGCGGCCTGCTCACCCAGATCCACCCGCACCTCGAACGGGTCCTGGGGCCACGCATCCAGCACCCGGCCGTGCTCACGCTGCTGGAACAGTTCGGCTCGCCCAAGGCGATCCGCAAGGCCGGACGACGGCGCCTGATCACGCTGCTGCGGCCGAAGGCGCCCAGGATGGCCGAGCGGCTGGTCGAGGACATCTTCACCGCACTCGACGAGCAGACCGTCGTCGTCACGGGGACCGACGCGGCCGCGGTGATCGTGCCCAAGCTCGCGAAGAACCTGGCCAGCCTGCTCGACCAGCGCAAGGAACTGGCCTCGGACATCGAGGAGTTGCTCAAGTCGCACCCTCTTTCCGAGCTCCTGACGTCGATGCCGGGGATAGGCGTCAGGACCGGAGCCAGGATCCTCATCGACGTCGGTGACGGCACCGCCTTCCCGACCGCAGGCCACCTCGCCGCCTATGCCGGGCTCGCTCCGGTGACCAGGCGGTCGGGGTCCTCGATCCGCGGCGAGAGCCCGTCCCGCAGAGGCAACAAGCACCTGAAACGGGCCTTCTTCCTCGCCGCGTTCGCCTCGCTGTCCGACCCGGCCTCCCGGGCCTACTACGAGCGGAAGAAGGCCGAGGGCAAGCGGCACAAGCAGGCCCTGATGTGTCTCGCACGCCGCCGCGTCGACGTGCTCTTCGCGATGCTCCGCGACGGGACGTTCTTCGAACCTCAAGCCGTCCCCCAAACCGCCTGAAACATCACCAATCAACCGACCCGCCCCTTGACGAAAGAGATAGGGGCACCCCCCCACACACACGCACACTGCGCGTTGTTCAGACGACCGTTCCTAAACAGTGTCCAGGAGTGAGTCTTGGACCCACGTCCCGGAACTGCGCGCATCCCAAACGGTGTTGGATGCGCTGGTCGCCCGCGTTCTTGTTCCCTTCGTCCGGGGACGTGCATCGCGTGCACGTTCCGTGACGGGGTGGCGAGGTTCCTCGCGCCCTCGGGTACCACGGCCGGCCTGGATGGTCCGATGCCCAGCACCATCACTCTGGTGATGCTGGGGCGGTGCCGTCCGTCGCCGGATCGGGTGCCCGAGGGCGCGTCTGCCAATCGCCACCGAAGCGGCGTCATGGCGAGTCATGTTGCGAGTCTTGCTGGTGAGGGGCTTGCGCCAGTGCTGGTCGCCCCACATGGAGGTGTATGCCGGGTCCACGGCGACGATGGCGAGGCCGTGTTCGGCGGCCATGGACACGATGCGGGCCTTGAGCTTGCCGGTGGGCATGCCCGAGATCAGCTGCCGGAACTGCTTCCTGCGGCCGTGCTTCTCGCGGGTCTTCTCGGCGGCGAAGTCCAGGTTCTCGATACCGATCGCGGTTGCGCCGGTCTGCTTGGTCCAGTGCAGGAGCCGGGTGAGGGCGTGCCGGATCTGGGCGTCGCGGTGGTCGGCCGACCCGGTCAGGTCGTAGGAGAAGCGGCGCGGGTCGCCGACCGGGTTGCCGTGCGGGTCGAGCCGGTAGGCGGCGAAGTGGTCGGCATTGGTGTCCACGCCAACCATGCCGCCTGCGCGGGCCGCATCCAGCGGCACGGTCTTGACCGCCGGCCTGGTCCACGACGCGGTGAGGTACCAGCGGCCCCGCTCAATGTCGAGGTGGATGCGGTAGGCGACAGCCCGGTTGCCGTCGATGCGATCCCGCCACTCCTGCCCACGGTGTGTGAACGCGACCTTGGAACAGAGCACGTAGCGGCCATGCCGGGCGTTCGCGTGGTGCGCGAGCGGGGCGGGCAGCTTGATGCTGACCTCGCCGTCCGGCGTGACGCGGATCGTCTCGTTACCGAACCGCTTCCCCGGCTCTCCATCGGCGGCGAGGAACCAGCGTTCGGCCTCCCAGCGCTGCCGCCATCGGGCTTGGGTCAGATGGGCTGCTTGCAGGTTGTGCCGGTTCTTCAGCAGGCGTCGGCCGCCGCGCACCACACGGACACGGCCGGCAGACCAGTCAGCGCGGGCTGTTTCGAGCCGGTGTTCCAGGGTGGCCAGTCGGCGGGACTTGTTGAACCACTCGCCCTTGCTGCGGTAGCCGCCCGGAGCCTGTTTCGAGCCGCGTTCGCCGATCGGCAGCGACAAGCGGTGCCGCAGCGTGCGGATACCGGCATCAAGGCTGTGGATGTGCGCGAGCAGGCACCTGCGGGCCAAGCCGTACTGGTCGTGGGTGGACTTGGTGATCGTCCCGGCGATGCGGGAGGAGGACTGCTCGGTCAGCTCTCGCTTGCGGGCCGCCCACGCGTCGTTGTCGTGGTCGTGTCCGGACTTGCAGCGTGCCTTGAGATCAGCCGAGGCCAGGCGGCCTTGGTGCTCGCCCACCAGGCGAAGAATCGTCTCGTCTTCGGGCATGAGGTGCTTGAGCCGGTCGCGTATCGCCACACCGGACGGCCCCAGGGCGACGAACGGGGCGTCGATGGTGCGGAGCTGCTTCCTGTCAGTCATCGGCCGCAGCCGCCTCAAGGGCCTTCCTGGCGCGGTTCTTCGCCGAGCGGCGGCCGTACAGGCGGGCGCAGAACGAGGTCAGTACTTCCACCATGTCGCGCACCAGGTCGTCTTCGACCTCGCCGTCATCGAGGACGACGAGTCGGCGGCCGGTGGCAGACAGAGCGGATTCGACGAGTTCGACGTTCATACGGCCGAGGCGGTCTTTGTGCTCCACCACCACAGTGGTCACTGCCGGATCAGCCAGCAAGCGACGTGCCTTCGTACGGGCACCGTTCATGCCAGAGGCGATCTCCGACTCCACGCGCACTACGCGATGCCCGGCCTTCGCGGCCCACTCCGACAAGCGCGCGGTCTGCCGTTCCAAGTCGGCCTTCTGGTCGTGCGAGGAGACGCGGGCATACAGACCCACACCTCCGGTCACCGAGGATGAGGTGTTCGCGTCGATGTTCACCAGGATCGTGCGCGGCCCCACCCGCTCCGCGGGGACCGGCAACGTGCCCTCACGGAACCAGCGGTACGCAGTACGCGGGGCGATCCCCTGCGCACGCGCCCATTCCGTCAGGTTCATACACGAGAGCATACGACACTCATAACATCTAAAAGACACTCATTGACACTTATTCGAGAACAGTTCC from Streptomyces sp. NBC_00878 harbors:
- a CDS encoding transposase, whose product is MTDRKQLRTIDAPFVALGPSGVAIRDRLKHLMPEDETILRLVGEHQGRLASADLKARCKSGHDHDNDAWAARKRELTEQSSSRIAGTITKSTHDQYGLARRCLLAHIHSLDAGIRTLRHRLSLPIGERGSKQAPGGYRSKGEWFNKSRRLATLEHRLETARADWSAGRVRVVRGGRRLLKNRHNLQAAHLTQARWRQRWEAERWFLAADGEPGKRFGNETIRVTPDGEVSIKLPAPLAHHANARHGRYVLCSKVAFTHRGQEWRDRIDGNRAVAYRIHLDIERGRWYLTASWTRPAVKTVPLDAARAGGMVGVDTNADHFAAYRLDPHGNPVGDPRRFSYDLTGSADHRDAQIRHALTRLLHWTKQTGATAIGIENLDFAAEKTREKHGRRKQFRQLISGMPTGKLKARIVSMAAEHGLAIVAVDPAYTSMWGDQHWRKPLTSKTRNMTRHDAASVAIGRRALGHPIRRRTAPPQHHQSDGAGHRTIQAGRGTRGREEPRHPVTERARDARPRTKGTRTRATSASNTVWDARSSGTWVQDSLLDTV
- a CDS encoding IS110 family transposase → MIDIRDVAVFLGLDVGKGEHHATGLMPDGRSVVDKPLPNSEPKMRAMLDKLTAKYGRVLVVVDQPASIGALPLAVARDAGCEVAYLPGLTMRRIADLYPGEGKTDARDAAIIADAARTMPHTLRSIELTDETIAELHMIVGFDDDLAGEVTRVANRLRGLLTQIHPHLERVLGPRIQHPAVLTLLEQFGSPKAIRKAGRRRLITLLRPKAPRMAERLVEDIFTALDEQTVVVTGTDAAAVIVPKLAKNLASLLDQRKELASDIEELLKSHPLSELLTSMPGIGVRTGARILIDVGDGTAFPTAGHLAAYAGLAPVTRRSGSSIRGESPSRRGNKHLKRAFFLAAFASLSDPASRAYYERKKAEGKRHKQALMCLARRRVDVLFAMLRDGTFFEPQAVPQTA
- a CDS encoding IS607 family transposase encodes the protein MNLTEWARAQGIAPRTAYRWFREGTLPVPAERVGPRTILVNIDANTSSSVTGGVGLYARVSSHDQKADLERQTARLSEWAAKAGHRVVRVESEIASGMNGARTKARRLLADPAVTTVVVEHKDRLGRMNVELVESALSATGRRLVVLDDGEVEDDLVRDMVEVLTSFCARLYGRRSAKNRARKALEAAAADD